The Euphorbia lathyris chromosome 8, ddEupLath1.1, whole genome shotgun sequence genome has a window encoding:
- the LOC136203163 gene encoding pentatricopeptide repeat-containing protein At4g30825, chloroplastic, with the protein MASIRLYISLDSKKSNFCKNPLQFPPHTSPFPISRFLPSTGSCTITTSNKSSPVKISPIETELSERDFSSATPDIIPETINEGLIEQNQDFKRGIRKKYKGVKKKAKKKQVGNSSSYKGSGSELESEEFFVHNDELDVNYSFIESKNLGLEQCNCILKRLESCGSDDNTLAFFEWMRNNGKLQKNVTAYNLVLGVLGRRQDWETAEMIIREVKDSCRSELDFRVFNTLIFACSKRGNMKFAAKWFLMMLEFGVRPNIATFGVLMGLYQKGSNVEEAEFVFAQMRSFRIICKSAYSAMITIYTRLRLYEKAEEVIGLMREDKVVLNLGNWLVLLNAYSQRGHLGEAEKVLVAMQEAKFPPDVVAYNTLITGYGKLSNMVAAQRVFAEILNVGLQPNETTYRSMIEGWGRTDNYKEAEWYYKELKRSGFKPNSSNLYTMINLQAKHGDEEGAIRTVDDMLEIGCQYPSILGILLKAYEKAGRISKVPLLLRASFYEHVLVNQTSCSIVVMVYVKHGLIDDALKVLGDKTWNDPFFQDNLYHLLICSCKELGRLENAVEIYTQMPKSDSKPNVHISCTMIDIYSSLGLFSEGEKLYLKLKSSGTSIDLIGFSVVVRMYIKAGSLKDACAVLEEIEKQKDITPDIYLYRDMLRVYQQCGKTSKLTNLYYEILRSGVTWDQELYNCLINCCARALPVDELSRLFSEMLHRGFSPNTITFNVMLDVYGKAKLFRKARELFWMARKRGLVDVISYNTIIAAYGQNKDYMNMASTVQNMKIHGFSVSLEAYNCMLDAYGKEGQMESFRNVLERMKQARCSWDHYTYNIMMNIYGEKGWIDEVADVLRELRESGLGPDLYSYNTLIKAYGIAGMVEDAIDLVKEMREEGIEADKVTYTNLITALQRNDKYLEAVKWSLWMKQLGL; encoded by the coding sequence ATGGCATCAATTAGATTATACATTTCTTTAGATTCAAAGAAATCCAATTTCTGTAAAAACCCACTTCAATTCCCCCCTCATACCTCACCTTTTCCCATTTCTCGTTTTCTTCCTTCAACTGGGTCTTGCACAATCACTACTTCGAATAAATCCAGTCCCGTTAAGATCTCTCCAATCGAAACTGAGCTGTCTGAGCGGGATTTTTCATCCGCAACCCCCGATATAATTCCTGAAACCATAAATGAGGGTTTGATTGAGCAAAATCAGGATTTTAAACGCGGTATCAGGAAGAAATACAAGGGTGTTAAAAAGAAAGCGAAAAAAAAACAAGTGGGTAATAGTTCAAGTTACAAAGGGAGTGGTAGTGAACTAGAAAGTGAGGAATTTTTTGTGCATAATGATGAATTGGATGTTAATTACTCCTTTATTGAGTCTAAAAACTTGGGCCTAGAACAATGTAATTGCATTTTGAAACGACTTGAGAGTTGTGGTAGCGATGATAACACTTTGGCATTCTTTGAATGGATGAGAAACAATGGGAAGCTACAAAAGAATGTGACTGCTTATAATTTAGTTCTTGGGGTTCTGGGTAGGAGACAAGACTGGGAGACTGCAGAGATGATAATTAGGGAAGTGAAAGATAGCTGTAGGAGTGAGCTAGATTTCAGGGTTTTTAACACTCTCATATTTGCTTGTTCTAAAAGGGGGAATATGAAGTTTGCTGCCAAATGGTTTCTAATGATGTTAGAATTCGGTGTTCGACCCAACATTGCTACCTTTGGTGTGCTAATGGGGCTTTACCAAAAGGGTTCAAATGTTGAGGAGGCAGAGTTTGTGTTTGCTCAAATGAGGAGTTTCCGGATCATATGTAAATCAGCATACTCTGCCATGATTACCATCTATACCCGTTTGCGTTTGTACGAAAAAGCAGAAGAGGTTATTGGCTTAATGAGAGAGGATAAAGTGGTTTTGAATCTAGGGAACTGGTTAGTTCTGCTCAATGCTTATAGTCAGAGAGGCCATTTAGGAGAAGCTGAGAAGGTGTTGGTTGCTATGCAAGAAGCCAAGTTTCCACCCGATGTTGTTGCATATAATACACTCATAACCGGATATGGAAAGTTATCGAACATGGTTGCTGCTCAACGTGTTTTTGCGGAAATCCTGAATGTTGGGTTACAGCCTAATGAAACAACTTATCGTTCAATGATCGAAGGTTGGGGTCGAACGGATAATTATAAGGAGGCAGAATGGTATTATAAGGAGCTCAAGCGGTCAGGATTTAAGCCTAACTCGTCTAACTTGTACACTATGATAAACTTACAAGCTAAACACGGGGATGAAGAAGGTGCTATCAGAACCGTTGATGATATGCTAGAAATCGGATGCCAATACCCGTCGATCCTTGGGATTCTGCTGAAAGCATATGAGAAGGCTGGAAGGATTAGTAAAGTCCCTCTCCTTTTGAGAGCTTCTTTTTATGAACATGTTCTTGTAAACCAGACTTCTTGCTCCATTGTAGTCATGGTTTATGTGAAACACGGATTGATCGATGATGCGTTGAAAGTTTTGGGGGACAAAACATGGAATGATCCTTTTTTCCAGGACAACTTGTATCATTTACTAATTTGTTCCTGCAAGGAGTTGGGTCGTCTTGAAAACGCTGTTGAGATATACACTCAAATGCCCAAGTCTGACAGTAAGCCGAACGTGCACATCTCGTGTACAATGATCGACATTTACAGTTCCCTCGGTCTTTTTTCTGAAGGGGAGAAGCTCTATCTGAAACTCAAATCTTCCGGGACTTCCATAGACCTGATTGGTTTTAGTGTTGTTGTAAGGATGTACATAAAAGCTGGATCACTGAAAGATGCTTGCGCTGTTCTAGAAGAAATAGAGAAGCAAAAGGACATAACTCCGGATATTTATCTGTACCGTGACATGCTCCGAGTATATCAACAATGCGGAAAGACAAGCAAGCTAACAAATCTGTATTATGAAATCTTGAGAAGTGGAGTTACTTGGGATCAAGAACTATATAACTGTCTCATAAACTGTTGTGCTCGTGCTCTACCAGTTGATGAACTCTCGAGGCTTTTCAGTGAGATGCTTCACCGCGGTTTTTCACCGAACACTATTACTTTTAATGTGATGCTTGACGTTTATGGAAAAGCTAAGCTTTTCAGGAAGGCCAGGGAATTATTCTGGATGGCACGAAAACGAGGCTTGGTCGATGTGATCTCGTACAATACTATCATTGCCGCATATGGACAGAACAAGGACTACATGAACATGGCATCAACTGTACAGAATATGAAAATTCACGGTTTTTCAGTTTCCCTTGAAGCGTACAATTGTATGTTGGATGCGTATGGAAAAGAAGGtcaaatggagagttttagaaATGTGTTGGAGAGAATGAAGCAAGCAAGATGCAGTTGGGACCATTATACATACAACATAATGATGAACATATATGGAGAGAAAGGATGGATTGATGAAGTTGCAGATGTTCTGAGAGAATTGAGAGAAAGCGGATTAGGACCGGATTTGTACAGCTATAATACGTTGATAAAGGCGTACGGGATTGCTGGAATGGTTGAAGATGCTATTGATTTGGTGAAGGAAATGAGAGAAGAAGGGATAGAAGCAGATAAGGTAACATACACCAATTTGATAACTGCTTTGCAAAGGAATGATAAATATTTGGAGGCTGTGAAATGGTCCTTGTGGATGAAGCAGCTGGGACTATGA